The DNA region CTGGATGTAAGCTTCTCCTATACATGTACCCAGGCGTTCTGCTGTATAGGAATAGCCTACACAATCAATTGGATCTGAATCCTCGGCGCTTTGAGCAAAATAATCCATCAATGCTTTAGCCGCAGGCGGATAAAATGCTCCGACAACAGCTTCAGCTTGATACCCCATTGAGCGAATGTCTCGCAGTGCAAGTATATCGTGACCTGCTTCTTCTCTACCTTTTTGTTCTGCCCACTGTGACAAACTCTGACGATTGGTTGCAGCAAAACGCGATCGCGCTTTTTCCATGAGTCTTGGTGTTGAATGACACAAATGGTAAAAACCAGCAAGTCGCCATACCCAACGTGTAGGAGTTAAAGCTGGTGGTCTTCGCTCAGATTTGACGGCGTGCCAAGCAGATACGATGGCACGATCTAAAAATTTCTGGGTTTTATTTAAGATATCTGCATCAATTCTTGTGGGAGTACAGGAATCACTACTATCCATCAATGGTGGTTGATCTACCAAAATACTGTGGCCTGTTTTAACCTCTACTTTGTCAGGCTCATTTAAAAATGGATTAGGCATAGTTTGTTGTATAATCTCCTATCTGCCAGTATCTTGAAGGCTACTTATGCTGTTGCGAAAAATGTGGATTTTTCAACCATAAGAAGACTTAAACCCCCCATTTATGAGAGTTTTTTACACATTTTGCCTGTATTCACTAATAAAACTGGGTTCTCAAAGGCTAATTTCTTTGCTTTTAAATTCAATTTTGGAAAAACGAAGATAAGTAAAAGCTTAACTTTAAGCTCAAAATCTTGATTTTCACTGGTCAAGATGTTGCAGTCTTGGCAATATCTTAATTAGCCTCCATACACATTGAAAAAATGATGGATAGAACAGCTGCGCTTGGATTTTCTAGTTTTCCAACCTCCAGTAAAAAACAAATAGTCAAGCAAATAACTGTGGACTTGACTCCAGACGAAGCTCAAACGCTAGAGAAATATTGTGGGCAAACAGGCCAAGCAATCTCGAATGTGATTGAGGAACTCATTCGAGGCTTACCTGTGAGCTAAGTTTTTCACTCAAACTCTTTTAATTTAGAGTTGAGAAAATTATCAAGACAACGGTTTGCAACACAGACCGAACTGCAATCCTACTCAGACCTTGTAGTAGCCAATCCGCGAATCAGTTCTCTGATGACATCTGTTGCTGGCCTTCCTGTCTGGTCACAATATTTTTCCAGGTTCTTCGCTTCGTTTAGTGCTAGGTTGATGGTTATTCGCTTGACCGCCCATTTTTTATTCATGCTATCAGTCTGGTTGTATTAGATAAAACTACGAAAATTTTCATTTATTTCGACCATTCTCTTGTCTTAACTATGCGTTTCGGCGTAATTAGACAGAGATTTTTTATCTGTTTGAAATTAGTTAAGAAAAGCATTTGTCTGCTTTCATCAGCTATCTTCAGACAAGATAAACAAGTTTATTTGCATTGCTATGAGTCTTGGTGTATAACCTGCTCATAACATCTTTGTTTTTTCCTGGTATTTAGGCCAAGTAATAAATTTCTTATTGAGAATATTACCACCCAAGTCAACTATCAGCCAAATATGATGTCATCACAAGTTGTTGTGAAACTCAGTAAGAAAATGCGACCAATTCTTGCTGTTTTATAGATTTAAAATGGCAAAATCAGCCCGAAGTAAAGATATAAGCGCAAAAGTAAGGTTGAAAATGGAAAAATTACCTACCAATCCATTTTAAATCTCTCAGAATACCTATTACGGCTGTTTTTAGTTGGGTACTGAAGTTATGCCTGAAGTATTTTAGTTAAGTTTTTTAAATAGTAAACAAATATTCTATTAAATAATTTGATAAAATATCCCCGGTATTGATACCAGGGATATTTTTAATCATTCATGAATGCAAACAAAACAAGGGTTACGTAAAGATTAAGCTTCCAGATAGATAAACAAAGATAAATTTGTTACATTTGCATCTAAAAAAATCCCCAATAATACTAAGATAACCAGCTGAAAAAACTTGGGAATGTTTTGGATGATGTTTGAGTAATGCTTAGTTGTTGCTTTTTAAAACTCCTATTTCCTGTTGCATTGGTAAAACATCCAAAATATCAGTTTGGGAGCAATATTTCAGGTCTTCATGACATTCAAGGCGTAATAATCGTTTACCGTGACTAGCATGATGAAATAATCCCAACAAGTTATCTTGCCACTGGGTGTAAAGAGCGATCGCACCAATCAATTCATCATTACCAGCTAATTGATCTGGGGAGACCTGAGTTTTTGCGAGGATACTATGAGCGATCGCACCTGCACAAACTGTATCTTCTAAAGCAAAACTCCCTTCCCAACCAGAACCAACAATCCAGACTGTTTCGGGCTGTTTTTCTAACAGAAAATCTACTATGGCAGCGCGGTTAATTAAAGCGGCTGCTAATACAGATGGAGAGT from Aulosira sp. FACHB-615 includes:
- a CDS encoding CopG family transcriptional regulator; amino-acid sequence: MMDRTAALGFSSFPTSSKKQIVKQITVDLTPDEAQTLEKYCGQTGQAISNVIEELIRGLPVS
- a CDS encoding CopG family transcriptional regulator, whose product is MNKKWAVKRITINLALNEAKNLEKYCDQTGRPATDVIRELIRGLATTRSE
- a CDS encoding 2-phosphosulfolactate phosphatase family protein: MKLFLYHTPELTPKDEIPDCAIAVDVLRATSTIATVLAAGGEAVQVFSDLEKLIEVSEQWPVEKRLRAGERGGAKVTGFELGNSPLDCTPELVHGRRLFISTTNGTRALQRIQNSPSVLAAALINRAAIVDFLLEKQPETVWIVGSGWEGSFALEDTVCAGAIAHSILAKTQVSPDQLAGNDELIGAIALYTQWQDNLLGLFHHASHGKRLLRLECHEDLKYCSQTDILDVLPMQQEIGVLKSNN